Proteins co-encoded in one Aspergillus fumigatus Af293 chromosome 6, whole genome shotgun sequence genomic window:
- a CDS encoding DDB1/RSE1 family protein gives MAYVVPIHRASSIRHALKLNFMNPEEDCLVVAKSNRLEFYSPTPDGLDLVASCAIYARVTMLARLPAPANSPTDHLFVGTDRYTYFTLSWDSSEKRVRTERDYVDMSDPSSRESQTGNRCLIDPSGRFMTLEIYEGVIAVIPIIQLPSKKRGRAVALPSGPDAPRVGELGEPTTARIEELFVRSSAFLHVQEGLPRLALLYEDNQKKVRLRVRELQYHAATGSNSTADATFGEPADFTQDLELGSSHLIPVPAPLGGLLILGEMSIKYVDADNNEIISRPLDEATIFVAWEQVDSQRWLLADDYGRLFFLMLVLDSDSQVESWKLDHLGNTSRASVLVYLGGGILFLGSHQGDSQVLRISNGPLEVVQTLSNIAPILDFTIMDLGNRSSESQTHEFSSGQARIVTGSGAFDDGTLRSVRSGVGMEELGVLGDMDHITDLWGLQVGSSGDFLDTLLVTFVDETRVFRFSSDGEVEEMDHFLGLSLSESTLLATNLPGGRILQVTEQRVLIAEIEGGMVIYEWTPPNQFIITAASANDDSIVLVAGGELVTVLNITNEVQVVTQKDFGADSQISGVTVPSSPTGVCIAGFPQLAKVSVLKLQDLSELHTTSVGMAGEAFPRSVLVANVLTDSPPTLFVSMADGSVITYSFNTNNFSLTGMTKLILGSEQPTFKKLPRGSGLFNVFATCENPSMIYGSEGRIIYSAVNSEGASRICHFNSEAYPESIAVATSHDLKIALVDKERTTQIQTLPIGATVRRVAYSPSEKAFGIGTIERKLVDGTEIVKSRFVLADEILFRRLDAFELRPEELVESVIRAEFPAGKGANDRDEVKDRFIVGTAYLDDEGDESIRGRILIFEVDNGRKLTQVAELPVKGACRALAMLGDKIVAALVKTVVVYKVINNNFGAMRLEKLASYRTSTAPVDVTVTGNLIAVSDLMKSMCLVEYKEGENGTPDTMTEVARHFQTVWATGVANIAPDTFLESDAEGNLIVLHRNTTGVEEDDKRRLEVTGEISLGEMVNRIRPVNIQQLASVAVTPRAFLGTVEGSIYLFAIINPDHQDFLMRLQATIAGKVELVGNIPFNEFRGFRSMVREAKEPYRFVDGELIERFLTCEPSLQEEIVSTVGKMSVDEVKGMIEALRRLH, from the exons ATGGCATACGTCGTGCCGATTCATAGGGCAAGCAGCATTCGTCATGCTCTCAAGCTGAATTTCATGAATCCGGAGGAGGACTGTCTGGTCGTCGC GAAGTCTAATCGACTCGAATTCTACTCTCCCACGCCAGATGGATTGGATCTTGTGGCCTCGTGCGCCATCTATGCGAGGGTGACAATGCTGGCTCGCCTTCCGGCTCCGGCTAATTCCCCTACGGACCATCTATTCGTCGGCACCGATCGATACACCTACTTCACATTATCTTGGGACAGTTCAGAAAAGCGAGTCCGCACGGAACGTGACTATGTCGACATGTCGGATCCATCATCGCGGGAGTCGCAAACGGGAAACCGATGCTTGATCGACCCAAGCGGACGGTTCATGACCTTGGAAATATATGAAGGTGTTATTGCAGTCATACCGATTATTCAACTACCAAGCAAGAAAAGAGGGAGGGCTGTGGCCTTGCCCTCAGGCCCGGATGCTCCTCGGGTGGGGGAGTTGGGCGAGCCGACAACAGCAAGAATTGAGGAGTTGTTCGTCCGCTCGTCGGCGTTCTTGCATGTGCAAGAAGGCCTTCCGCGCCTGGCTCTACTGTACGAAGATAACCAGAAGAAAGTCAGACTGAGGGTGAGGGAATTACAATACCATGCGGCGACCGGGAGCAACAGCACTGCCGACGCTACATTCGGGGAACCGGCGGACTTTACCCAAGACCTGGAACTCGGGTCTTCCCACCTGATCCCAGTGCCTGCTCCTTTAG GTGGgcttctcatcctcggggAAATGTCAATCAAGTACGTCGACGCAGATAATAACGAAATTATATCCCGTCCCTTGGATGAAGCGACCATTTTCGTGGCCTGGGAACAGGTGGATAGCCAGCGATGGCTACTTGCTGACGATTATGGGAGGCTCTTCTTTCTAATGTTGGTCTTGGACTCTGACAGCCAAGTCGAGAGCTGGAAGTTAGACCATCTGGGCAATACATCCCGTGCATCCGTCTTAGTGTACCTTGGCGGTGGTATCCTGTTCCTGGGTTCGCATCAGGGGGACTCTCAAGTGCTGCGCATCAGCAATGGACCATTGGAAGTGGTACAAACCCTATCAAACATAGCGCCGATATTGGATTTCACGATAATGGATCTTGGCAACCGCTCGAGTGAAAGTCAGACCCACGAATTTTCGTCAGGCCAAGCAAGGATTGTCACTGGCTCCGGCGCCTTTGACGACGGAACACTCAGGAGCGTCCGCAGCGGAGTTggaatggaggagctgggtgTCCTTGGTGACATGGATCATATCACAGACCTGTGGGGCTTACAGGTAGGAAGCAGCGGCGATTTCTTGGACACACTTTTGGTCACTTTTGTCGATGAAACCAGAGTATTCCGTTTCAGTTCCGACGGCgaggtggaagagatggacCATTTTCTTGGGTTGAGCCTTTCAGAAAGCACTCTTCTGGCGACCAATCTGCCCGGTGGGCGAATATTGCAGGTCACTGAGCAGAGGGTCCTCATTGCAGAAATAGAGGGCGGAATGGTAATCTACGAATGGACTCCACCGAACCAGTTCATTATAACTGCCGCCTCTGCCAACGATGATTCCATCGTTCTTGTTGCAGGCGGCGAGCTTGTGACAGTCTTGAATATTACCAACGAAGTCCAGGTCGTAACGCAGAAGGACTTTGGGGCAGATAGTCAGATTTCTGGTGTCACAGTACCCTCATCCCCGACTGGGGTCTGCATTGCCGGATTTCCCCAGCTGGCAAAAGTTTCAGTACTAAAGCTTCAGGATCTGTCCGAGCTTCATACGACGTCAGTGGGCATGGCTGGTGAAGCTTTTCCTCGTTCGGTTCTCGTGGCGAATGTGCTCACAGACAGCCCGCCTACTCTCTTTGTTTCTATGGCGGATGGCAGTGTGATCACTTACTCATTTAACACGAATAACTTCTCATTGACTGGAATGACCAAGCTAATATTGGGCTCTGAGCAACCTACTTTCAAGAAATTACCAAGAGGCTCTGGCTTGTTCAACGTCTTCGCTACATGCGAGAACCCTAGCATGATCTACGGCTCAGAAGGGCGGATTATATACTCTGCAGTGAACTCCGAAGGCGCCTCCCGGATATGCCATTTTAACTCGGAGGCCTATCCAGAGTCGATAGCAGTCGCAACATCTCATGACTTGAAAATCGCTCTGGTGGACAAGGAAAGAACAACACAAATCCAAACGCTTCCAATCGGGGCAACGGTCAGACGTGTAGCATACTCGCCTTCTGAGAAGGCTTTCGGTATTGGTACCATCGAGCGGAAGCTTGTCGACGGAACTGAGATCGTCAAAAGCAGATTTGTGCTTGCTGACGAGATATTGTTCCGTCGCCTTGACGCTTTCGAGTTGCGGCCTGAGGAGTTAGTGGAAAGCGTCATCCGTGCGGAGTTCCCGGCGGGCAAAGGTGCAAATGACAGAGATGAGGTCAAAGATCGATTCATTGTTGGGACAGCGTACTTGGACGATGAAGGAGACGAGTCAATCCGTGGTCGTATCCTGATCTTTGAGGTTGACAATGGCCGAAAACTGACTCAGGTTGCTGAGCTACCCGTCAAAGGAGCTTGCCGAGCATTGGCCATGCTAGGAGACAAAATAGTGGCTGCACTCGTCAAGACT GTCGTCGTATATAAggtcatcaacaacaatTTCGGCGCCATgagactggagaagctggccaGTTATAGGACCTCAACTGCACCAGTGGACGTAACGGTGACGGGCAATTTGATCGCCGTCTCTGATCTTATGAAGAGCATGTGCCTCGTGGAGTATAAGGAGGGCGAGAACGGCACGCCAGATACAATGACAGAAGTTGCGCGCCACTTTCAGACTGTATGGGCCACTGGTGTTGCCAACATTGCACCGGATACTTTCCTGGAGAGTGACGCCGAAGGTAATTTGATTGTCCTTCATCGTAACACCACTGGagttgaggaggatgataaGCGTCGCTTGGAAGTGACGGGTGAAATCTCGCTGGGTGAGATGGTCAACCGCATCAGACCGGTCAATATCCAACAATTGGCTAGTGTGGCTGTTACTCCACGAGCATTCTTAGGCACT GTGGAAGGTTCTATTTACCTATTTGCTATCATCAATCCCGATCACCAGGACTTCTTGATGCGTCTGCAAGCGACAATTGCAGGAAAAGTCGAGTTGGTTGGAAATATTCCATTCAATGAGTTCCGAGGCTTCCGCAGTATGGTGCGTGAGGCTAAAGAACCGTATCGCTTCGTCGATGGAGAGCTCATTGAGCGATTCCTCACTTGTGAGCCGAGTTTGCAGGAAGAAATCGTCAGTACGGTGGGCAAAATGAGTGTAGACGAGGTAAAAGGGATGATAGAAGCACTCAGAAGACTGCATTAG
- the cprA gene encoding NADPH--hemoprotein reductase cprA codes for MAQLDTLDIVVLVVLLVGSVAYFTKGSYWAVPKDPYAAANSAMNGAAKTGKTRDIIQKMEETGKNCVIFYGSQTGTAEDYASRLAKEGSQRFGLKTMVADLEDYDYENLDKFPEDKIAFFVLATYGEGEPTDNAVEFYQFITGEDVAFESGASAEEKPLSSLKYVAFGLGNNTYEHYNAMVRHVDAALTKLGAQRIGTAGEGDDGAGTMEEDFLAWKEPMWAALSESMNLQEREAVYEPVFSVIEDESLSPEDDSVYLGEPTQGHLSGSPKGPYSAHNPYIAPIVESRELFTAKDRNCLHMEIGIAGSNLTYQTGDHIAIWPTNAGVEVDRFLEVFGIEKKRHTVINIKGLDVTAKVPIPTPTTYDAAVRFYMEICAPVSRQFVSSLVPFAPDEESKAEIVRLGNDKDYFHEKISNQCFNIAQALQNITSKPFSAVPFSLLIEGLNRLQPRYYSISSSSLVQKDKISITAVVESVRLPGASHIVKGVTTNYLLALKQKQNGDPSPDPHGLTYAITGPRNKYDGIHVPVHVRHSNFKLPSDPSKPIIMVGPGTGVAPFRGFIQERAALAESGKDVGPTILFFGCRNRNEDFLYKEEWKVYQEKLGDKLKIITAFSRETAKKVYVQHRLQEHADLVSDLLKQKATFYVCGDAANMAREVNLVLGQIIAKSRGLPAEKGEEMVKHMRSSGSYQEDVWS; via the exons ATGGCGCAACTTGACACGCTCGATATTGTTGTCCTGGTAGTGCTCTTGGTGGGTAGCGTTGCCTACTTCACCAAGGGCTCCTACTGGGCCGTTCCTAAAGACCCCTATGCCGCAGCGAATTCCGCAATGAATGGCGCCGCCAAAACAGGTAAAACTCGGGACATCATCCAAAAGATGGAAGAAACCGGGAAGAATTGTGTTATTTTCTACGGTTCTCAGACTGGAACTGCCGAAGATTACGCGTCCCGGCTAGCAAAGGAAGGTTCCCAGCGTTTCGGCTTGAAGACCATGGTCGCTGATCTCGAAGATTACGACTATGAAAATCTTGATAAGTTCCCCGAGGATAAGATCGCTTTCTTTGTTTTGGCTACCTACGGTGAGGGCGAGCCAACCGATAACGCCGTCGAGTTTTACCAGTTTATCACCGGTGAGGACGTCGCTTTCGAGAGTGGTGCCTCCGCTGAGGAAAAGCCACTCTCCTCCCTCAAGTATGTTGCTTTCGGCCTTGGTAACAATACCTACGAGCACTACAATGCTATGGTTCGCCACGTCGATGCTGCTCTTACAAAGCTTGGTGCGCAACGCATCGGAACCGCTGGTGAGGGTGATGACGGCGCTGGTACAATGGAGGAGGACTTCTTGGCATGGAAGGAGCCCATGTGGGCCGCGCTGTCGGAATCTATGAACCTGCAAGAGCGCGAGGCTGTCTATGAACCTGTTTTCTCTGtgattgaagatgaatcTTTGAGCCCCGAGGACGATAGCGTCTACCTTGGCGAGCCGACTCAGGGTCATCTCAGCGGCAGCCCCAAGGGTCCCTACTCGGCACACAATCCTTACATCGCTCCCATCGTTGAGTCCCGTGAATTGTTTACGGCCAAGGATCGTAATTGCCTTCACATGGAGATCGGCATTGCTGGCAGTAACCTCACTTATCAGACTGGTGACCACATCGCTATCTGGCCTACCAACGCGGGTGTTGAAGTCGATCGTTTCCTCGAGGTCTTTGGCATTGAAAAGAAGCGCCATACAGTTATTAACATCAAAGGTCTTGATGTCACTGCCAAGGTTCCCATTCCGACCCCAACCACATACGACGCGGCCGTTCGCTTCTACATGGAAATTTGCGCACCTGTTTCGCGTCAGTTCGTGTCCTCTTTGGTGCCATTCGCCCCCGACGAAGAAAGCAAAGCCGAGATCGTGCGCCTTGGTAATGATAAGGATTACTTTCACGAGAAGATCAGCAACCAATGCTTCAACATCGCTCAGGCTCTTCAGAATATCACCTCGAAGCCGTTCTCTGCTGTCCCGTTTTCGCTCCTTATCGAAGGCCTCAACAGGCTTCAGCCTCGTTACTACTCCATctcgtcttcctcccttGTTCAAAAGGATAAGATTAGTATCACAGCTGTCGTTGAATCTGTCCGCTTGCCTGGTGCGTCCCATATCGTCAAGGGCGTGACCACGAATTACCTACTCGCcctcaagcagaagcagaacgGTGATCCCTCACCCGATCCCCATGGTTTGACATATGCTATTACTGGTCCTCGCAACAAGTACGATGGAATTCACGTCCCAGTCCATGTTCGCCACTCCAATTTCAAGTTGCCTTCTGATCCTTCCAAACCCATCATCATGGTCGGACCCGGTACTGGCGTTGCGCCTTTCCGTggcttcatccaggaacgAGCTGCTCTGGCTGAAAGTGGCAAGGACGTTGGACCTACGATTCTGTTCTTTGGTTGCCGTAATAGAAATGAGGACTTCTTGTACAAGGAGGAGTGGAAG GTCTATCAAGAGAAACTTGGAGACAAGCTCAAGATCATCACTGCCTTCTCTCGTGAGACCGCCAAGAAAGTATACGTCCAGCACCGACTGCAAGAGCATGCCGACCTTGTTAGCGAtctcctcaagcagaaggCTACCTTTTACGTCTGTGGAGATGCAGCCAACATGGCTCGGGAAGTCaatcttgtccttggtcaAATCATTGCCAAGTCTCGTGGCTTGCCCGCTGAGAAGGGTGAGGAAATGGTGAAGCACATGCGGAGCAGCGGCAGCTACCAGGAGGATGTCTGGTCGTGA